From Rudanella lutea DSM 19387, a single genomic window includes:
- a CDS encoding TULIP family P47-like protein — MLTELSDSTTASPAITSLGWDMTYATTFVQLNRVLAASGTLPQTFSGASSAPASAAVSGEWASWTVVGGGPSNRLCLNCVVAHGQLTTAAGQSDINGSVWTVQFGLVLAKGATSTGGGTVWQLTTSATGPEAPILTGHANVQVSGSDLYVLEQLMAEAIVPQVLALDLSGIAITTGDTTSASDQPWLVPTAAAFACESLPPGDARGGIIGLLAMTEGRSAAGKQVVIDARVLDGAPDGASAAWFLGPTLMTSQLLAPAIQGLVQGSQAANFSVDGTGTTVYNNSDMTWGAFTYDESDGTTVTVTPRIPKGNIQLSLNGSLVHLSMSNINFPYPGWAGPGEITVAFNAEQFIGFQFIQRTDGGLVMVPDTQTFGSSSNITIIPDQTVLEFQIALNAVTQVLMAFVGGAIESVGEAAGAAMQEGAEGAYNAEFDLIEMEELGNSVNANVEQTEEDAATQAGDALANEGNAGYVQRFKNAVIANRWKILSKVVQKMVTIPVGKVSDIALWAAEKDYDKLPTLQPFVSNAVTAVHWADGATFTPVGGSVQGGMLIWGKLT; from the coding sequence TGACTCTACCACGGCCAGCCCGGCCATTACGTCGCTGGGCTGGGATATGACCTACGCCACCACCTTTGTGCAACTCAATCGGGTGCTGGCTGCCTCGGGAACACTACCTCAAACCTTTTCGGGCGCCAGCTCTGCCCCGGCCTCTGCTGCCGTATCGGGCGAGTGGGCGTCGTGGACAGTAGTGGGTGGAGGTCCCAGCAATCGGCTGTGCCTGAACTGCGTAGTGGCCCACGGGCAATTGACTACGGCGGCTGGCCAAAGCGACATCAACGGCTCGGTCTGGACGGTGCAGTTTGGGCTTGTGCTGGCCAAAGGGGCTACCTCCACCGGTGGAGGTACGGTATGGCAACTGACTACCTCGGCCACCGGCCCCGAAGCCCCTATACTAACCGGCCACGCGAATGTTCAGGTGTCGGGCAGCGATTTGTACGTGCTGGAGCAGCTTATGGCCGAGGCTATTGTGCCGCAAGTGCTGGCACTCGACCTGTCGGGCATTGCCATTACTACCGGCGATACAACTTCTGCATCCGACCAACCCTGGCTGGTACCAACGGCGGCCGCGTTTGCCTGCGAGTCGTTGCCACCGGGCGACGCACGCGGGGGAATCATCGGGCTACTGGCCATGACCGAGGGGCGGTCGGCTGCGGGGAAACAGGTGGTGATTGATGCCCGCGTGCTCGACGGTGCGCCCGATGGGGCGTCGGCGGCCTGGTTTCTGGGGCCCACGCTTATGACCAGTCAATTGCTGGCTCCGGCTATTCAGGGGCTGGTGCAGGGCTCGCAGGCGGCCAATTTTAGCGTCGATGGTACGGGCACTACGGTGTACAACAATTCGGATATGACCTGGGGGGCTTTTACGTACGATGAGTCGGATGGAACAACCGTAACCGTTACACCCCGGATTCCGAAAGGAAACATTCAGCTGTCGCTCAATGGGTCGCTGGTGCACTTGTCCATGTCGAATATTAATTTCCCGTATCCGGGTTGGGCCGGGCCGGGCGAAATCACGGTGGCATTTAATGCCGAGCAGTTTATTGGTTTCCAGTTTATTCAGCGTACCGATGGAGGGCTGGTAATGGTGCCCGATACGCAAACGTTTGGCAGTAGCAGCAACATCACCATCATACCGGATCAGACCGTGCTGGAGTTTCAGATTGCGCTTAATGCCGTAACGCAGGTCCTGATGGCGTTTGTGGGGGGCGCTATTGAGAGCGTGGGCGAAGCCGCCGGGGCGGCCATGCAGGAGGGGGCCGAGGGCGCATACAACGCCGAGTTTGACCTGATCGAGATGGAAGAACTGGGCAATAGCGTGAACGCGAATGTGGAGCAAACCGAAGAGGACGCAGCGACGCAGGCTGGCGACGCGCTCGCTAACGAGGGAAATGCGGGCTACGTGCAGCGGTTCAAAAACGCCGTTATCGCCAACCGCTGGAAGATTCTGTCGAAGGTGGTGCAAAAAATGGTGACGATTCCGGTGGGTAAGGTGTCGGACATTGCGCTCTGGGCAGCCGAGAAAGACTACGACAAACTCCCCACGTTGCAGCCTTTTGTGAGCAATGCCGTCACGGCTGTGCACTGGGCCGACGGAGCCACGTTTACACCCGTGGGTGGTAGTGTGCAGGGCGGTATGTTGATCTGGGGAAAGCTAACCTAA
- a CDS encoding tubulin-like doman-containing protein — MKLFLFGIGGTGARVLRSLTMMLAAGAKTPADLTIVPILLDMDMQNGDTERSLRVVDLYRTIRRGAYEGPTGSQGQKTFFATPLQPLGTLQAENAQERLGDSVMPKLTDHEGTFEEFLQVSSMDDTDRELLKLLYDNSAKPTTAELKLNLSVGFKGNPNIGSVVFNALEDSAVYKYFTGAFNDATDRIFIISSIFGGTGSSGFPQLVKLLQQPNQKLPIRNARKGAVTVMPYFALEDNTNSSIDQNRFLSKTKAALSYYQTQVHLDALYYIGDQAGGKLYPNVEGGAQQVNNAHVVEMLAAAAVLDFARRPADEFGGGKQHYEFGVKRNDRTLDLPHFYDRTYNDLLEPLIRFAYATKFYTDFLPGHLTEAFARNLNLRQDITTNSFYTALQNFMGVHFRGWLAEMAQNDRAFAPFDLNADFNSMVRSKQIETGFFKKGISEGFLRDQAGEVENKLQKTFPQNEARFMQMLIEVADRCREKLETVNRQLADS; from the coding sequence ATGAAACTATTCCTTTTCGGCATCGGCGGAACCGGTGCCCGCGTATTACGCTCGCTGACCATGATGTTGGCGGCCGGGGCCAAAACCCCCGCTGATCTGACCATTGTGCCTATTCTGCTCGATATGGATATGCAGAATGGCGACACCGAACGCAGCCTGCGGGTGGTCGACCTGTACCGCACTATCCGCCGGGGTGCGTACGAAGGACCTACCGGTTCGCAGGGTCAGAAAACCTTTTTTGCCACGCCTTTGCAGCCCCTCGGTACCTTGCAGGCCGAAAACGCGCAGGAGCGACTGGGTGATTCGGTGATGCCCAAGCTGACCGATCACGAGGGTACGTTCGAGGAATTTTTGCAGGTGAGCAGTATGGACGATACCGACCGCGAACTGCTCAAACTGCTGTACGATAACTCAGCCAAGCCCACCACAGCCGAGCTCAAACTGAACCTGTCGGTGGGTTTCAAAGGCAACCCCAACATCGGGAGCGTAGTGTTCAACGCGCTCGAAGACTCGGCCGTGTACAAATACTTCACGGGGGCCTTCAACGATGCCACCGACCGGATCTTTATCATCAGCTCCATCTTTGGTGGTACGGGTTCGTCGGGGTTTCCGCAGTTGGTGAAACTGTTGCAGCAACCGAATCAGAAGCTACCCATTCGGAACGCCCGCAAAGGGGCCGTGACCGTGATGCCCTATTTCGCGCTCGAAGACAATACCAATAGCTCGATTGATCAGAACCGGTTTCTGTCGAAAACCAAGGCGGCCCTGAGTTATTACCAGACGCAGGTCCACCTCGATGCCCTGTATTATATTGGCGATCAGGCCGGTGGTAAGTTGTACCCCAACGTAGAGGGCGGGGCGCAGCAGGTCAACAATGCCCACGTGGTAGAGATGCTCGCGGCTGCGGCTGTGCTCGATTTTGCCCGTCGGCCCGCCGATGAGTTCGGGGGCGGCAAGCAGCATTACGAGTTTGGGGTGAAGCGCAACGACCGCACCCTCGATTTGCCCCATTTTTACGACCGTACCTACAACGACCTCCTCGAACCGCTCATCCGGTTTGCGTACGCTACCAAATTTTACACCGATTTCCTGCCGGGTCATCTGACCGAGGCCTTTGCCCGCAACCTGAACCTGCGGCAGGACATCACCACCAACTCGTTTTACACAGCCCTACAAAACTTTATGGGCGTGCATTTCCGGGGTTGGCTGGCCGAAATGGCGCAGAATGACCGGGCCTTCGCGCCGTTCGACCTGAACGCCGATTTTAACTCGATGGTCCGCTCGAAGCAGATCGAAACCGGCTTCTTCAAGAAAGGCATCAGCGAGGGGTTCCTGCGCGACCAGGCTGGCGAGGTCGAAAATAAGTTGCAGAAGACCTTCCCCCAAAACGAAGCCCGTTTTATGCAGATGCTCATCGAGGTAGCCGACCGTTGCCGCGAAAAATTGGAAACAGTAAACCGACAATTAGCTGATAGTTAA